One genomic window of Phalacrocorax aristotelis chromosome 21, bGulAri2.1, whole genome shotgun sequence includes the following:
- the FANCE gene encoding Fanconi anemia group E protein isoform X1: MEPQPLPWLQSFDKPCRLLLHALASGSSGTLAAFRMLQRVQAHEGPGQAFPWHAFTTALCAEEPTLEGPEGALAVKPRLLLLPVVCQRNLFSLLLVMQAVVPGGCLSRLLQAVEQDSHVDPWVRTLGDLLQQGPRGEGCSPPPVPLSSTCQQQLRCLCQKIAQNRPEGLRKPNWFFSKQPGAAGDVADTVLQGGKRKKVSEESLELDVEREGKRLLLEEAAFDSLGAQERGDVAGVEEEVPGDTSGDRSAQSLAEAVPESSQQGAAGEPKKISQAGLAAEVQSFLQVHGPRLKMLLQKSSNPSELSIPPELHILNSCSPSQLEGLCSFLQLSACPEHLLVCFCSWLLALTPDLSYTSAAILAEQLFLRRVLSLTQPPSRHLMTALASFCSKYSQPFCRVLVAAVLREPGEGAEQIKLVCELVEECLEPDCVRLVLSQVLEVPLSEKLLPVLQAVLGRQEVLPPELFDLLVLTLCRQAPAFAMSLNYAKLVTAVLTLYQSQVTPAHRSRLAAALDQSNAALKKSLQAVLEGAR; encoded by the exons TGCGCTTGCCTCTGGCTCCTCCGGGACGCTGGCTGCCTTCCGAATGCTGCAGCGGGTCCAGGCCCACGAGGGACCAGGGCAGGCGTTTCCCTGGCACGCCTTCACTACAGCCCTGTGCGCCGAGGAACCCACGCTGGAGGGACCGGAGGGGGCCCTGGCTGT caaaccacgtctgctgctgctccccgtTGTGTGCCAGAGAAacctcttctccctgctcctcgTGATGCAAGCCGTGGTGCCGGGGGGCTGCCTCAGCCGGCTGCTCCAGGCTGTGGAGCAGGATTCCCATGTGGATCCCTGGGTGCGGACGCTAGGGGatctgctccagcagggacCGAGGGGAGAGGGGTGCTCCCCACCTCCTGTTCCCTTGTCTTCCacatgccagcagcagcttAGGTGTCTGTGCCAGAAAATTGCCCAGAACAGACCAGAGGGGCTAAGAAAACCGAACTGGTTCTTCAGCAAgcagcctggtgctgctggagaCGTGGCTGACACTGTGCTTCAAGGTGGGAAGCGCAAGAAAGTGTCGGAGGAGAGCCTGGAGTTGGATgtggagagagaggggaagaggttgctgctggaggaggcagcGTTTGATTCCCTGGGAGCCCAGGAGCGTGGGGATGTGGCAGGGGTGGAAGAGGAGGTGCCTGGGGATACTTCAGGAGACAGATCTGCTCAGAGCCTGGCTGAAGCTGTGCCGGAAAGCTCCCAGCAGGGTGCAGCCGGGGAGCCCAAGAAGAtctcccaggcagggctggcagcagaggtCCAGTCCTTTCTCCAG GTGCATGGACCGAGgctgaaaatgctgctgcagaagtCGTCCAAT CCCTCAGAGCTGAGCATCCCGCCCGAGCTGCACATCCTGAacagctgctctcccagccag CTTGAGGGGCTGTgctccttcctccagctctctgCGTGCCCAGAGCACCTCCTggtgtgtttctgcagctggctgctggctcTCACCCCCGACCTCAGCTACACCAGTGCGGCCATCCTGGCAGAACAGCTCTTTCTCAGGCGA GTCCTGTCCCTCACCCAGCCACCCTCCCGCCACCTCATGACTGCCCTCGCTTCGTTTTGCTCCAAGTATTCCCAGCCCTTCTGTCGAGTCCTGGTGGCCGCGGTCCTGCGGGAGCCGGGGGAAG GTGCTGAGCAGATCAAGCTGGTGTGCGAGCTTGTGGAGGAGTGCCTGGAGCCAGACTGTGTGAGACTCGTGCTAAG CCAGGTCCTGGAGGTGCCTTTGTCAGAGAAGCTCCTGCCAgtgctgcaggctgtgctggggcgGCAG GAGGTGCTGCCCCCCGAGCTCTTTGATCTCCTGGTCCTGACCCTGTGCCGGCAGGCCCCAGCCTTTGCCATGTCGCTGAATTACGCCAAGCTGGTGACGGCCGTGCTCACCCTGTACCAAAGCCAG GTCACCCCAGCCCACCGGAGCCG
- the FANCE gene encoding Fanconi anemia group E protein isoform X3 codes for MQAVVPGGCLSRLLQAVEQDSHVDPWVRTLGDLLQQGPRGEGCSPPPVPLSSTCQQQLRCLCQKIAQNRPEGLRKPNWFFSKQPGAAGDVADTVLQGGKRKKVSEESLELDVEREGKRLLLEEAAFDSLGAQERGDVAGVEEEVPGDTSGDRSAQSLAEAVPESSQQGAAGEPKKISQAGLAAEVQSFLQVHGPRLKMLLQKSSNPSELSIPPELHILNSCSPSQLEGLCSFLQLSACPEHLLVCFCSWLLALTPDLSYTSAAILAEQLFLRRVLSLTQPPSRHLMTALASFCSKYSQPFCRVLVAAVLREPGEGAEQIKLVCELVEECLEPDCVRLVLSQVLEVPLSEKLLPVLQAVLGRQEVLPPELFDLLVLTLCRQAPAFAMSLNYAKLVTAVLTLYQSQVTPAHRSRLAAALDQSNAALKKSLQAVLEGAR; via the exons ATGCAAGCCGTGGTGCCGGGGGGCTGCCTCAGCCGGCTGCTCCAGGCTGTGGAGCAGGATTCCCATGTGGATCCCTGGGTGCGGACGCTAGGGGatctgctccagcagggacCGAGGGGAGAGGGGTGCTCCCCACCTCCTGTTCCCTTGTCTTCCacatgccagcagcagcttAGGTGTCTGTGCCAGAAAATTGCCCAGAACAGACCAGAGGGGCTAAGAAAACCGAACTGGTTCTTCAGCAAgcagcctggtgctgctggagaCGTGGCTGACACTGTGCTTCAAGGTGGGAAGCGCAAGAAAGTGTCGGAGGAGAGCCTGGAGTTGGATgtggagagagaggggaagaggttgctgctggaggaggcagcGTTTGATTCCCTGGGAGCCCAGGAGCGTGGGGATGTGGCAGGGGTGGAAGAGGAGGTGCCTGGGGATACTTCAGGAGACAGATCTGCTCAGAGCCTGGCTGAAGCTGTGCCGGAAAGCTCCCAGCAGGGTGCAGCCGGGGAGCCCAAGAAGAtctcccaggcagggctggcagcagaggtCCAGTCCTTTCTCCAG GTGCATGGACCGAGgctgaaaatgctgctgcagaagtCGTCCAAT CCCTCAGAGCTGAGCATCCCGCCCGAGCTGCACATCCTGAacagctgctctcccagccag CTTGAGGGGCTGTgctccttcctccagctctctgCGTGCCCAGAGCACCTCCTggtgtgtttctgcagctggctgctggctcTCACCCCCGACCTCAGCTACACCAGTGCGGCCATCCTGGCAGAACAGCTCTTTCTCAGGCGA GTCCTGTCCCTCACCCAGCCACCCTCCCGCCACCTCATGACTGCCCTCGCTTCGTTTTGCTCCAAGTATTCCCAGCCCTTCTGTCGAGTCCTGGTGGCCGCGGTCCTGCGGGAGCCGGGGGAAG GTGCTGAGCAGATCAAGCTGGTGTGCGAGCTTGTGGAGGAGTGCCTGGAGCCAGACTGTGTGAGACTCGTGCTAAG CCAGGTCCTGGAGGTGCCTTTGTCAGAGAAGCTCCTGCCAgtgctgcaggctgtgctggggcgGCAG GAGGTGCTGCCCCCCGAGCTCTTTGATCTCCTGGTCCTGACCCTGTGCCGGCAGGCCCCAGCCTTTGCCATGTCGCTGAATTACGCCAAGCTGGTGACGGCCGTGCTCACCCTGTACCAAAGCCAG GTCACCCCAGCCCACCGGAGCCG